Genomic window (Flavobacteriales bacterium):
AGACAATGATGGACACATCGTCCTGTGTATTGCCATTGGGGCACGGGCCGTTTGACACCGTCCAGCGGAACACGTTCACGCCTACGCCCAACCCGGTCACTGCGGTGGTGGGGCTGTTCGGCGTAACGATCGTACCGGTACCACTGAACAGTGTCCATGTGCCGGAGGCCGGCAGGATGATCCCGCTTCCGGTCAATGCAGTACTGTTGGCGTCGGAACAAAGCTCCTGGTCGGGGCCGGCATTGGCCACCGGGTTTGCACTGTTGAACACACGTATGCGCACATCATCGGTGGTGAGCGGGTTGGCGCAAGGACCATTGCTCACTGTCCAACGGAATATGTTATCCCCCACCGCGAGGCCGGTGATCTGGGTCACAGGGCTGTTCAGCGATACGATCGTGCCTGTTCCGCTCACCAAGGTCCATGTACCAGTGGCAGGTGCGATCACCGTACTTCCCGCCAAGCTTGTGGATGTGGTCGGCGTGCAGAGTTCCTGGTCCGGGCCTGCATTGGCCACGGCATTGGCGGAATTGAAGACCGTGATCGAGACATCGTCCTGGGTCACCGGATTGGAACAGGGTCCGTTGTTGAGCGTCCAGCGGAAAGTGTTCACACCCACGCCGAGACCGGTGACCGTGGTGGTCGCGTTGCTCGCATTGGTGAAGCTGCCGGTACCCGCCGTAACGGTCCATTGGCCCGTGGCCGGGAATACAGGTGCGTTCCCAGCGAGCGTCGTGGAAGTGGCCGGGGTACACAATTGTTGGTCGGGGCCGGCATTGGCCGCCGGCGCGTTCGAATCATAGATGAAGATGGACACCACATCGTTCGGCGGGTTCACCGGGCATGGCCCGTTGCTGATCGCCCAGCGGAATTTGTTCTCGCCTACAGTGAGGCCCGTCACGGACGTGGTTGCACTGTGGATGTTCACGATGGTCCCCGTGCCACTGACCAAGGTCCATGTGCCTTGCGCTGGGGCAGCAGGAGCATTGGCCGCCAAATTGGTGGAGGTCGTGGGCAGGCAATAGGATTGGTCCGGACCTGCATTGGAGCCGCTGACGGTCTGGTCAAAGGCGGTCACAGTTACTTGGTCGCTGGTGATCCCGTTTGCACATGGTCCATTGCTCACCGTCCACTGGAAGACGTTCGCACCGATGCCCAACCCGGTAACCGTGGTGCTTGCCGAAGTAGACGAGGTAATGGTGCCCGTCCCACTGACCAAGGTCCACAGACCGGTGGCCGGGAATATCGGAGTGCTGCCCGATAGCGTCGCGTTGCTTGGTGTGCATACCTCTTGGTCCGCGCCTGCATTTGCATTGGGACTGGTCGCGTTATACACCGTCACCGACACATCATCGGACGTGGAGGTGGGAGTGCATGGTCCGTTGCTGATGGTCCACCGGAACACATGGACACCAACGGCCAGGCCTGTAATGCTCGTGTTACGGTTCGTCGGGGTCACGATCGTCCCTCCTCCGCTCACCGAGGTCCATACACCGCTTGCCGGGGCTGGTGCCGCATTGCCGTTCAGGGTCACCGAGCTGGTCGGTGTGCAGATCGAGATGTCAGCACCTGCGTTCGCGGCCGGCTGTGCGCTGTTATAGATGGTGATGATCACTTCATCCTGCGTGGGCGTACCGCAAGGGCCATTGTTGATGGTCCACCGGAACCTGTTGGGGCCGATCCCCAGACCTGTGACCCCGGAAGTCGGGGAGTTGGGTGAAGTGATCGCCCCCGTACCGCTCACCAAGGTCCATGTGCCCACAGCGGGTGCCACAGCAGTGTTCCCGGCCAAGGTCGCCGTATTGGTAGGCAGGCAGAATTGCTGATCCGTACCTGCTGCCGCCGCCGCTTGTGCCGCGCTGAAGCTGGTCACCGTCACTTGGTCCGTGCGGGTGCCACAGGTGAGGTAGTTCACGCTCCATTGGAACACGTTCGCCCCTTGGGAAAGGCCAGAGACCGTGGTTGTGGGTGAATGGTTGTTCGCGAAGGTCCCACTGCCGCTGATCACCGTCCAGGTCCCTTGCACACTGGGGTAAGGCAACACCCCTGCCAAGGTGGCCGAGGTCCCGCAAACAGAGAAGTCGCTCCCGGCATTCACATCGGTGGCCGGTGGCGTCACTTGTATGGAGAAACCGAAATCATTTGAGGCGATCACCGGACATCCGTTGTCCTGCACGTGTACCGTGAACGTGTTGTTGCCGATGTTCGCGACCGTCGGGGTCCACGTGAACGTCCCGGAAGGAAATGGCGAACCGGAAGTGGTGAACGTGCCGCCCGGGATACCACTGTTCCAACTCATGGTAACAGTCTGCCCGGCATTGGCATCATTGGAATTGACCGTGAAGGACACCGGCGTGCCTGCGCATACCTGCATGGAGTAGACGGCCGTCCCATTGATGCCGGTAGCGGTCGGTGAGGCGTTCCCGGTACATGCGCGGATCACGAACTGCACGTCGCGCGTAACGACGCCCACGAGGACACCATTGCGGTACTCCTTTACCTGATAGGTGACCACCGCCACCTGAAGGACGTTCGGGGTCACGGTCATCGTGCCGGTCTGCGGGTTGAGGGTCACCGCATTCGCTCCACCGGCGTTCCGGATCGGCTGGCTGGCCGAATAGTTCGTGTTGTACGGGATGTTCACCCCGCCTGCCGTCCGTGCCGGGATCAGGGCGTAGACCAAGGAATCCCCGTCCGCATCGACCGCCCCCGGGTTGTAGCTGATCGGTTCGCCCAAGCAATAGAATGCCGTGGGCGAGTTGGTGAACGTGGGCGAACTGTTGCAGAGCCCGGTCGAATTGTTCAATTGCGCATCCAAGTACAGCTCCCGGTTGCCGGGGTTGTTCAACGAGGTGACCGCATTGTTGCGGCAGCATAGCGACCAGGAGAAGAACCAATCCGCTCCGCCGCAAGCGGCATAGGCACTGAGATCAACGATCTTTGTGTAGGTGTATCGTTCCACACCGTACGTACCATTGGCATTCAGACAACGATCCACCTCCGAAGGGCAGATCGGCGTGATGATCTGTATCGTGGGGTTATTGTCGAAACACTGATTGAAATTGGCCGCGCATGTGCTGGAACTCACGTTGAAGCTAAGGCCGTTGTTGCAATTGGTCGGCGCAGCAACACCATTGCAGTCCCTGTAAAAATTGAGGGTGACCCTGTACTGGTTGTTGCCTAAGCAGACATAGCTGAGCTCGCCTCCCATCGCGTGCGTGGCATGAGCCTCGCTCTGCCACAGCAGCATGGCCGCAGCGACAAGGATGAGTTTTTGGAGAAAGGACCGGACCTGGCGCATTCCCCGCCAGCCTTGTTGGTCCGAAGTACCCTGTGCGTTCATCTGTTCAGCCATGTAACTGCGATATAGCGGTAGTTGACATCCCGGACATTAAGAGACCAAGGCACCGGTCCATCCCGGCGTTGTGCTGATCGTTCATAACAGCGGCATCATGACCACTGCCCGAACCAGCTCACCATTGCCTTTGCCTTCCGAGGTCCGTTAGCTACCGGGCCAAACATAGCCCCGCGCCGATCCTGCATTTCCCGTTGCAGGTTTGCACTTGTTAACAGCAACGTGTTGGCTTGCCCGGATGGTTCAGGGCACGAAGAGCCAATAGGAATTTGATGATCGCCAGTTTTGTGTTCACCCGAAAAGCCACCATAAGGGCACGGGGGGTTCCCGCTATACGCTCACGATCAAACCGGGCACCTTCCCTTCCCGGACGGGATCAACTCCGAATGGCGATGATCAACTATTGCAGCGAACGGAAATGGGTCCTGAACTTCTCCCGGATCCGCGCCGCGCTATGACATTGTCACCTTGTCAAAGAGACATCTCCTTGCAAGTCCATTACGCAAAAGCGGTCCGCTCCACATACGCCCCTTGCCGCTCATGCGTCGCGATGTAGTCCTCGAACTTGGACAACGAGCGTTCGTTCCGCACGAGATGATCAAAGCTCTCCTCCTTCCAAAAAGTACCGGTCCGCCCCAAGAGCTTGTTGATGGACTTTGCCGTGTATGATTTCCACGAATGGGTGATCGCTGAAAGGTCGTGCCCGCCAAAAGGCACGACAAGCACATGTACATGGTTGCCCGCGACAGCGAAACTCCCGAGTTGGTAGCGGATTCCGTTGAAAAAGTGCAAGGCGTTTACCAACTCCTGCCTCGGACCGGCCTGGCGCAGGGCGCAAGACCCGGCACCCGCATCAAGCCATTGCTGCACGCGTGCATCAAAAAGCCTGTAGTACTCCCGCTGCGAGGGAAAGTCCAGTGTCCTGATCTCCGTGCTGCCATACTTTTCACGCCAAAGACGACGATCGTTCTCCAATGCGCGGAGCTGCACCTGGGGCAAGCTGTCCGCCATGCGCCAGGTGACAAAGTGGATCGTACCGGCCTGCTTCCAGTGCGGACGGATCCGGCTCGTGATCTCCAGCTCCTTGTGCGGATCGAAGAAGAGGTCGCTGAGATCCATTCGAGGGAATGAAAGTCCCCCCAGGCGTCCCGCCTGCGGGGGTGGACTGTCCATGGCAAATTCAGTTACAGCTGCAGCAGAAGTCGGCGAGCTCGATGCTCG
Coding sequences:
- a CDS encoding transposase, with protein sequence MDLSDLFFDPHKELEITSRIRPHWKQAGTIHFVTWRMADSLPQVQLRALENDRRLWREKYGSTEIRTLDFPSQREYYRLFDARVQQWLDAGAGSCALRQAGPRQELVNALHFFNGIRYQLGSFAVAGNHVHVLVVPFGGHDLSAITHSWKSYTAKSINKLLGRTGTFWKEESFDHLVRNERSLSKFEDYIATHERQGAYVERTAFA